The sequence below is a genomic window from Chondrinema litorale.
CTAACAAATTGATTGATAAGGGCGAAGCTCTAGAATCAGTTTTAAGCAAAGACGAAGAAGCTAAAATTAAAGAAATATATAAAAGCGCTATTGGTGACGATAAATTAGAGCCAGAAGTAACTGCAATGTCTGCTGAAGAAATGCCAGTTACAATTACACTTCCTGAATTTATGAGAAGAATGCAGGAAATGGCCGAGTTACAAGGTATGATGGGCGGCGGAATGTTCCCAAGCAGCCAAACTGTAACCATCAATGGTAACCACCCGATTACAGCAAAAATCTTAGCTGAATCTGATGAAACAAAACAAAAAGAAATCGCTAAACAAGCTTACGATTTGGCATTACTATCAAATGGTAAATTGACTGGTGCTGCACTTACTGCTTTTGTAAACAGAAGTGTAGGTATGATTTCTTAAAGAAATTTGAGCAAATAGTAATATCCGGGGCTTTACAGAATATTTCTGTAAAGCCTTTTTTATGAATGAAAGGAATGAGATTTAAAGATATCTTCGAAGCGATTATTTAAATCTACATCGATTAATAAGTGACCTCTGTTTAACCAGATTACTTCGCAAGTTGATAAACCTACACTAAAAACTTCTGCTACTTCTGGCAAAATCACTTCATCTCTTTTACCCAGAAACAAAGTCACTTTTATTTTTTCAGCATTGATGATAGATTTTACTTTTTCTAAATCGGGCTTAAAAGTTCTGATAGAATCTGCTACCATAAAAAAACGGGTTCTTTGCTCTGCTGTACTGAAATGATTTTTAGTAAAGTCGAATAGAAACTTAGTGAGCAAACCCGATCGATATGCCATAGTAGCTATTTTAAAAAATAACTTAGGTCGCTTCATTAATGACTTAAATAGTCGAATAAACACTTCTGGCAAGTTATGAATATCGTATAACCTGTGAGTTTTTATCCCATCTGGAGCTAAAAGAAAAAGTTGATCTATTTGTTGAGAAAACCTTACCAACATATTCAAGGCTACTTTCCCTCCCATGCTATAACCTAATAATGAAAACTTGTCTTTGCCTGAAATGCTTAATATTTCTTGGATGATGTTTACTATGTCATCTTTTGAAAATAATCCCTCATTCCATTGAGATTCTCCATGATAAGGAAAGCTAAGTGCCCAAACCTCAAACTCTTTTTCTAATGCAGGAAAGATAGGTTCAAACAAAGCAGCCTTATCTCCAAAACCATGAAATAGGATTAATAACTTATCCTTCTTTGCTGATTTTCGATATTCTATCAGTGAGTTTTTATATGAAAGGAAGCCTTTTTCCATGCAGCATACTTAATTGAAAAAAAAATACCTGAAACAAAATGCCTCAGGTATCTTTTAGAAAGTTTATATAATCTTAGTTCAAGAACTCATAAATACCTGCAACTCCTTGGCCACCTCCGACACAAGCTGTTACCATTCCGTATTTCTGCTTTCTTCTCCTCATTTCGTTGAATAACTGCACCGAAAGTTTGGCTCCCGTACAACCTAATGGGTGACCTAATGCAATAGCTCCACCATTTACATTCACTATTGATGGATCAAGCTCAAGCTGTTTAATTACCGCTAATGACTGAGCTGCAAAAGCTTCGTTTAATTCTATTTGATCTATATCTGAAAGATTTAAACCTGCTTGCTTTAATGCTTTTGGCACTGCTTCAACTGGTCCAATACCCATAATTCTTGGGTTTACACCAGCCACTTGGTAAGACATCATTCTTGCAATTGGTTTCAGATTTAACTCATTCACCATTTTTTCAGACATCACCATTACAAAAGCAGCTCCATCAGATGTTTGTGAAGAATTACCAGCAGTTACCTGTCCATTCATTCTGAAAGCAGGTCTTAGTTTACCTAATACATCCATACTTGTATCAGCTCTTGGCCCTTCATCTGTATCTACAACATAAGATCTAGTTTTCTTAACACCATTGCTCAAATAAGTCTCATTCACTGTTATTGGAACAATGTCATCTTTAAACCTTCCATTCTTAATGGCATCAATTGCTTTTTGATGAGAGTTGTAAGAAAACTCATCTGCCTGCTCTCTGGTAATATCGTATTCTTTGGCAACCTCTTCGGCTGTTAATCCCATACTCAAGTAATACTCTGGATTAGACTCTGCAATGTTCCAGTTTAAAGCAGGTTTGTAACCTAACATTGGTACCATAGACATAGACTCAGCACCACCAGCTATAATACAGTCTGCCATTCCTGAATTTACCTTAGCACTTGCCAATGCAATTGCTTCTACACCTGAACCACAATACCTATTAATAATAAAACCGGGAACTTCCATTGGTAATGAAAGTAGAGAAATCATTCTTCCCATTTGCATTCCTTGCTCTGCTTCTGGAATAGCACAACCCACAATCAGGTCATTTACTCTTTTAGCATCAAAACCCG
It includes:
- a CDS encoding acetyl-CoA C-acyltransferase; its protein translation is MDAYIVAGYRTAVGKAKKGGFRFTRPDDLAADVIKHLVKSVPGFDAKRVNDLIVGCAIPEAEQGMQMGRMISLLSLPMEVPGFIINRYCGSGVEAIALASAKVNSGMADCIIAGGAESMSMVPMLGYKPALNWNIAESNPEYYLSMGLTAEEVAKEYDITREQADEFSYNSHQKAIDAIKNGRFKDDIVPITVNETYLSNGVKKTRSYVVDTDEGPRADTSMDVLGKLRPAFRMNGQVTAGNSSQTSDGAAFVMVMSEKMVNELNLKPIARMMSYQVAGVNPRIMGIGPVEAVPKALKQAGLNLSDIDQIELNEAFAAQSLAVIKQLELDPSIVNVNGGAIALGHPLGCTGAKLSVQLFNEMRRRKQKYGMVTACVGGGQGVAGIYEFLN
- a CDS encoding alpha/beta fold hydrolase translates to MEKGFLSYKNSLIEYRKSAKKDKLLILFHGFGDKAALFEPIFPALEKEFEVWALSFPYHGESQWNEGLFSKDDIVNIIQEILSISGKDKFSLLGYSMGGKVALNMLVRFSQQIDQLFLLAPDGIKTHRLYDIHNLPEVFIRLFKSLMKRPKLFFKIATMAYRSGLLTKFLFDFTKNHFSTAEQRTRFFMVADSIRTFKPDLEKVKSIINAEKIKVTLFLGKRDEVILPEVAEVFSVGLSTCEVIWLNRGHLLIDVDLNNRFEDIFKSHSFHS